The proteins below are encoded in one region of Streptomyces ficellus:
- the ddaH gene encoding dimethylargininase, protein MPSRKALVRRPGPRLAEGLVTHVERTPVDPGPALVQWEGYVAALRAHGWETVEVAPADGCPDAVFVEDTVVMFRNVALITRPGAPSRRPETAAVEEALTRLGCSVNRVREPGTLDGGDVLKIGDTLYVGRGGRTDAAGVARLRAAFEPLGARVVTVPVSKVLHLKSAVTALPDGTVIGYEPLVETPSLFPRFLPVPEESGAHVVLLGGAKLLMAASAPRTAELFADLGYEPVVVDIGEFEKLEGCVTCLSVRLRDLHA, encoded by the coding sequence GTGCCGAGCAGAAAAGCCCTGGTCCGCCGCCCGGGCCCGCGCCTCGCCGAGGGCCTGGTCACCCATGTCGAGCGCACCCCCGTCGACCCGGGCCCGGCCCTCGTCCAGTGGGAGGGGTACGTGGCCGCCCTGCGCGCGCACGGGTGGGAGACCGTGGAAGTCGCACCGGCCGACGGCTGCCCGGACGCGGTGTTCGTCGAGGACACGGTGGTGATGTTCCGCAACGTGGCCCTGATCACCCGCCCGGGCGCCCCGTCGCGGCGCCCGGAGACGGCGGCGGTCGAGGAGGCCCTGACGCGGCTGGGCTGCTCGGTGAACCGGGTGCGGGAGCCGGGCACGCTCGACGGGGGTGACGTCCTCAAGATCGGCGACACGCTGTACGTGGGCCGGGGAGGCAGGACCGACGCGGCGGGCGTGGCGCGGTTGCGGGCGGCGTTCGAGCCGCTGGGGGCCCGGGTCGTCACCGTACCGGTGAGCAAGGTGCTGCACCTGAAGTCGGCGGTGACGGCGCTGCCGGACGGCACGGTGATCGGGTACGAGCCGCTGGTGGAGACGCCCTCGCTCTTCCCGCGTTTCCTGCCGGTGCCGGAGGAGTCGGGCGCGCACGTGGTGCTGCTGGGCGGCGCGAAGCTGCTCATGGCGGCGAGCGCCCCGAGGACGGCGGAGCTGTTCGCGGACCTCGGGTACGAGCCGGTGGTGGTCGACATCGGTGAGTTCGAGAAGCTCGAGGGCTGTGTGACCTGCCTCTCCGTGCGCCTCCGCGACCTCCACGCATAA
- a CDS encoding ATP-binding cassette domain-containing protein produces the protein MASDIAISGARENNLRDVSLSLPKNRITVFTGVSGSGKSSVVFDTIAVESQRQLNETFTWFIRNRLPKYERPHVDAIDDLSVAIVVDQKPIGGNVRSTVGTTTDIFSVLRVLFSRHGTPSAGPATAYSFNDPSGMCPECDGVGRTVRLDLDRAVDWSKSLNGGALRLPGTSVGSWQWKLYADSGLFDPDKPLADYSEEERAALLYGTGGGHGLKVRLVMASGAADVRFEGLVDRFDRLYLKRDTAGLSDTYKETVRNVTTQGVCPACGGARLNAAALATRIDGLSIADYARMEVADLVEVLAGIDDPVATPIAAAARERLERLVGIGLGYLSLDRETTTLSGGEGQRLKMVRHLGSSLTGLTFIFDEPSVGLHPRDVGRLNDLLVRLRDKGNTVLVVEHDPDVMAIADHVVDMGPRAGTDGGAVVYAGPYAGLRAADTLTGRCLRGRTPLKETFRTPTGALPVTGAGLHNLKDVDVRFPTGVLTVVTGVAGSGKSTLVSEVFTAAYPEAVVIDQGAITASSRSTPASYLGIMDTVRKVFAKENGVPASLFSFNSAGACGVCSGRGVICTDLAFMDPVTTTCEACEGRRFHDDVLEHRVRGRSVVDVLGMTAADAIAFFDDSRGDPALVRRLRTLNEVGLTYLTLGQPLSTLSGGERQRIKLATQLHRTGSVYVLDEPTTGLHMADVGTLVALLDRLVDAGNTVVCVEHNMDVVKRADWVIDLGPEGGKHGGEVVFEGTPARLLEHDDSFTAAYLRRDLGVE, from the coding sequence ATGGCTTCCGACATCGCGATCTCGGGCGCCCGCGAGAACAACCTCCGGGACGTCTCCCTCTCCCTCCCCAAGAACCGCATCACCGTCTTCACCGGCGTGTCCGGATCCGGCAAGTCGTCGGTCGTCTTCGACACGATCGCCGTCGAGTCGCAGCGCCAGCTGAACGAGACGTTCACCTGGTTCATCCGCAACCGGCTGCCGAAGTACGAGCGGCCGCACGTCGACGCGATCGACGACCTGTCCGTGGCGATCGTCGTCGACCAGAAGCCGATCGGCGGCAACGTCCGCTCGACGGTGGGGACGACGACCGACATCTTCTCGGTGCTCCGGGTGCTGTTCTCCCGCCACGGCACCCCCAGCGCCGGGCCGGCGACCGCGTACTCGTTCAACGACCCGTCGGGGATGTGCCCCGAGTGCGACGGGGTGGGCCGCACGGTCCGGCTCGACCTCGACAGGGCGGTCGACTGGTCGAAGTCGCTCAACGGTGGGGCGCTGCGGCTGCCGGGCACGTCCGTCGGCAGCTGGCAGTGGAAGCTGTACGCCGACTCCGGTCTCTTCGACCCGGACAAGCCGCTCGCCGACTACTCGGAGGAGGAACGCGCGGCGCTGCTGTACGGCACGGGCGGCGGCCACGGCCTGAAGGTGCGGCTGGTGATGGCGTCCGGGGCCGCGGACGTGCGGTTCGAGGGCCTGGTCGACCGGTTCGACCGGCTGTACCTGAAGCGGGACACGGCGGGGCTGTCCGACACGTACAAGGAGACCGTGCGGAACGTCACCACCCAGGGCGTGTGCCCGGCGTGCGGCGGGGCGCGGCTGAACGCGGCGGCGCTCGCCACCCGGATCGACGGGCTGTCGATCGCCGACTACGCGCGGATGGAGGTCGCCGACCTGGTGGAGGTCCTGGCGGGGATCGACGACCCGGTGGCCACGCCGATCGCGGCGGCCGCGCGGGAGCGGCTGGAGAGGCTGGTGGGGATCGGGCTGGGCTATCTGAGCCTGGACCGCGAGACCACCACGCTCTCCGGGGGCGAGGGGCAGCGCCTGAAGATGGTGCGGCACCTGGGCAGTTCGCTGACCGGGCTCACGTTCATCTTCGACGAGCCGAGCGTCGGGCTGCACCCGCGTGACGTGGGGCGGCTCAACGACCTGCTGGTGCGGCTGCGGGACAAGGGCAACACGGTGCTGGTGGTGGAGCACGACCCCGACGTGATGGCGATCGCGGACCACGTCGTCGACATGGGGCCGCGCGCCGGCACGGACGGCGGGGCGGTGGTGTACGCGGGGCCGTACGCCGGGCTGCGCGCGGCGGACACGCTCACGGGGCGGTGCCTGCGCGGGCGTACGCCCCTGAAGGAGACGTTCCGCACGCCGACCGGGGCGTTGCCGGTGACCGGGGCGGGCCTGCACAACCTGAAGGACGTCGACGTCCGCTTCCCGACCGGTGTGCTGACGGTGGTGACGGGGGTGGCCGGTTCGGGCAAGTCGACGCTGGTGTCGGAGGTGTTCACGGCCGCCTACCCGGAGGCGGTGGTCATCGACCAGGGCGCGATCACCGCGTCGTCGCGGTCGACCCCGGCGTCGTACCTCGGGATCATGGACACCGTACGGAAGGTGTTCGCGAAGGAGAACGGCGTCCCCGCCTCGCTGTTCAGTTTCAACTCGGCGGGCGCGTGCGGGGTCTGCTCGGGGCGCGGGGTGATCTGCACGGACCTGGCCTTCATGGACCCGGTCACCACGACGTGCGAGGCGTGCGAGGGGCGCCGGTTCCACGACGACGTCCTGGAGCACCGGGTGCGGGGCAGGTCGGTCGTGGACGTGCTCGGGATGACGGCGGCGGACGCGATCGCCTTCTTCGACGACTCCCGCGGCGATCCGGCGCTGGTGCGCAGGCTGCGGACGCTCAACGAGGTGGGGCTGACGTACCTCACGCTGGGCCAGCCGCTCAGCACGCTGTCGGGCGGGGAGCGCCAGCGGATCAAGCTGGCGACGCAGCTGCACCGCACGGGCAGCGTGTACGTGCTGGACGAGCCGACGACGGGGCTGCACATGGCGGACGTGGGGACGCTCGTGGCGCTGCTGGACCGGCTGGTCGACGCGGGCAACACGGTGGTGTGCGTGGAGCACAACATGGACGTGGTCAAGCGTGCGGACTGGGTGATCGACCTCGGCCCGGAGGGCGGCAAGCACGGTGGGGAGGTGGTCTTCGAGGGCACACCCGCGCGTTTGCTGGAGCACGACGATTCGTTCACGGCCGCGTACCTGCGCCGCGACCTGGGCGTGGAGTGA
- a CDS encoding ABC-F family ATP-binding cassette domain-containing protein, with protein MSTFPTSITCTDLSFAWPDGTPVLEDFQLAVGPGRTGLIGLNGSGKSTLLKLIAGELAPTDGTIRTAGEIGYLPQNATLDTALRVDQALGIAATRAALHAIEGGDASEEHFTAIGDDWDVEERARATLDQLGLGHIGLDRTIGEVSGGECVLLRLAALLLARPDVLLLDEPTNNLDLSARRRLYAAVSSWSGVLVVVSHDRELLELVDQIADLRDGEVTWYGGAYSAYEEALAAEQEAAERMVRVAEADVQRQKRELADAHVKLARRKRYGQKMFDSKREPKIVMNARKRAAQESAGKHRTMHTQKLAEAKERLDEAVEAVRDDDEIRIELPFTAVPPGRDVLLLRDLELRYGARVGGEWELRGPERIALVGRNGAGKTTLLRTVAGELDPVAGEVVAQVPLRFLPQRLDVLDDDLSVVDNVARFAPEATNNRIRARLARFLFRGAKADQPAGTLSGGERFRAALAALLLAEPAPQLLMLDEPTNNLDMASVAKLTAALDAYEGALIVASHDVPFLESIGITRWLLLEGGELRATTAEEVLAGP; from the coding sequence ATGTCTACCTTCCCCACCTCCATCACCTGCACCGACCTGTCCTTCGCGTGGCCGGACGGCACGCCCGTCCTGGAGGACTTCCAGCTCGCGGTCGGGCCCGGCAGGACCGGCCTGATCGGTCTCAACGGCTCGGGCAAGTCGACCCTGCTGAAGCTGATCGCGGGCGAACTGGCGCCCACCGACGGCACGATCCGCACGGCGGGCGAGATCGGCTACCTGCCGCAGAACGCCACGCTCGACACCGCCCTCCGGGTCGACCAGGCCCTCGGGATCGCCGCCACCCGCGCCGCGCTGCACGCCATCGAGGGCGGTGACGCGAGCGAGGAGCACTTCACGGCGATCGGCGACGACTGGGACGTGGAGGAGCGGGCCCGCGCCACGCTCGACCAGCTGGGCCTCGGCCACATCGGGCTGGACCGCACCATCGGCGAGGTGTCGGGCGGCGAGTGCGTCCTGCTGCGGCTGGCCGCGCTGCTGCTGGCCCGGCCCGATGTGCTGCTGCTCGACGAACCCACCAACAACCTCGACCTGTCGGCGCGCCGCCGTCTGTACGCGGCGGTGTCCTCCTGGTCCGGCGTCCTGGTCGTGGTGAGTCACGACCGTGAACTGCTGGAGCTGGTCGACCAGATCGCCGACCTCCGGGACGGCGAGGTGACCTGGTACGGCGGCGCCTACTCCGCCTACGAGGAGGCGCTCGCCGCCGAACAGGAGGCGGCCGAGCGCATGGTGCGGGTGGCCGAGGCCGATGTGCAGCGGCAGAAGCGCGAACTCGCCGACGCGCACGTGAAGCTGGCGCGCCGCAAGCGGTACGGGCAGAAGATGTTCGACAGCAAGCGCGAACCGAAGATCGTGATGAACGCGCGTAAGCGGGCGGCGCAGGAGTCCGCCGGCAAGCACCGCACCATGCACACCCAGAAGCTCGCCGAGGCCAAGGAGCGGCTCGACGAGGCGGTGGAGGCGGTGCGCGACGACGACGAGATCCGTATCGAGCTGCCGTTCACCGCGGTGCCGCCGGGCCGGGACGTGCTGTTGCTGCGCGACCTGGAGCTGCGGTACGGGGCGCGGGTCGGCGGGGAGTGGGAGCTGCGCGGCCCCGAGCGGATCGCGCTCGTCGGGCGCAACGGTGCCGGCAAGACGACGCTGCTGCGCACCGTCGCCGGGGAGCTGGACCCGGTGGCGGGCGAGGTGGTGGCGCAGGTCCCGCTGCGCTTCCTGCCCCAGCGGCTGGACGTCCTCGACGACGACCTGAGCGTGGTGGACAACGTCGCCCGGTTCGCGCCGGAGGCGACCAACAACCGGATCCGGGCGCGCCTCGCGCGCTTCCTGTTCCGGGGCGCCAAGGCCGATCAGCCGGCCGGGACGCTGTCGGGCGGCGAGCGGTTCCGGGCGGCGCTCGCCGCGCTGCTGCTGGCCGAGCCGGCGCCGCAGCTGCTGATGCTGGACGAGCCGACGAACAACCTCGACATGGCCAGCGTCGCCAAGCTGACGGCGGCGCTGGACGCGTACGAGGGGGCGCTGATCGTGGCGAGCCACGACGTGCCGTTCCTGGAGTCGATCGGGATCACGCGCTGGCTGCTGCTGGAGGGCGGCGAGCTGCGGGCCACGACGGCGGAAGAGGTGCTGGCCGGCCCGTAG